GTGCTGATAATAAATTCGCGCGATGGAACTGTTCTCTCCATTGAAAGGAAAACACTCGATAACGGCTCTTACCATCTGCTCCTCAAGTTTGCAGGCCCGGTGACGGTGAAGGAGCTCCCGTCGGGAAAGATCTCCATGGAGAGAGCTGACGGCTCGCCCCTTGCCTGCAAGGTGACCGCCTCGGTGCCCTTTGCCCCTCTTGCCCCCTTCAAGCGCCAGTCGCTCTTTTCTCCCGGGCTTCTCGCGTTCAGGGAAAGGCTGGCAGGGACAGAGGGGGCAGCAATGAAGTCCTTCGATGAGTCCCTCAGAAATCTTCTTTTTCTCTCGTCCCGGGAGAAATACTGTGCGGGATCCTGGCGTTTTCTTACGTACTTCGGGAGAGATACCATTCTCTCACTGCTGCTCATGAGGGAGGCCCTCACGGCTGAAGCCTTTTCCCTCGGGATGGAGAGCATTCTGGACAGGCTCTCCGACGAGGGCTCTGTGGCCCACGAGGAGGACATAGGCTCCTGGGCCGAGTTCAGGTACATAGAGGAAGCCCTTTCCCGGCCTTCCCGGGAGGCTCCTGTGAAAAGGGAAGCCTATTATGACTATAAGATGATCGACGATGACTTTCTCTTTCCTCTCATGGCGAAGGCCTGGCTTCTTGACGGCTCCATTTCCCTGGAGGTGAAAAGGGCCTTCCTGGAAGAGAAAAATGCAAGGGGCGAGAAGAACATCGTCTCGATGGCGAGAAACTGGGACTACGTACTGGGGAAAGCCCTGCCCCTCAGCGGGGGCAAAGCCGATTACAGGAACCTTATAAGGACAGGGCGCGGCGAAGAGGTAGGCGACTGGCGCGACTCCCGGGAAGGCCTGGGAGGCGGCGTTTATCCTGGGAGCGTCAATATCGAGATGGTGGCCCAGTGCATCTCTTCCGTCGATGCGCTGGCGGGCTCCGGCCTGTATCCCCCCTCTGACCTCCAGGCGATGGCGAGGTCCCGGAAGTGCTCCTCACTTGCCGAGTTTCTCTCCTGGGAGCCACGCCGGAGAAAACAGCTGGTGGAAGCCTGGCACGAAGCGAAGAGCCATTTTATTGTGTCACTGGAAGCCGGTGAGATGAGAAGGCGCCTCAGGTCCTACATGGACGGCGCGCTTGAGAGGGCCGAGAGGGCCGTGTTGATGAGGCAGCCTCTCGGCGAGGGGATCACCCTGCAGGATTTCCTGGACAAAGGCTCCGTACCGGCCTCACTTGCAAAGGGAATCGAGTTTTATGCACTCTCACTTGATGAAAAAGGCAATGCCGTCCCCGTCATGAACTCTGACTTCTCCTTCTGGCTTTTCCTGGGCGAGCCCGATCCCGGGGAGATTCGCTCAATGCTCAGGATCCTAAGGCTCCCATACCCTGTGGGCCTGAGAAGCGAGGCAGGCATATTCGTGGCAAATCCGGCATACTCGCCTGATAAGGCCCACTGGGTCACCCTCGGCAGGAAAGCCTACCATGGCACCGTCGTATGGAGCTGGCAGCTCTCGATGCTTGAAATGGGGCTCTCAGTGCAGATAGAGCGCTACAGGAATTTCAAGAGGAATGAGAGGCTCGTGGAAGAGATGTTGCCGGTCCTCAGGGACATAAGGGCTCTCCGTGAAAAGGCAGGCGCGCTTGCCAGCTCGGAGCTCTGGTCCTACAGGGTCAAGGGCCTGTCCCTTGTGCCGTCGCCTTACGGTGCCGAGGAGGGAAGCCAGGATGAGTCCAACGCGGTGCAGCTCTGGAGCACCGTGCTTCCCGCCGTGATGATGAAGGAGGCCTCAGTACTGGGCCTCGGGAAGTGAGGCAGGGTGGTGCCGAAAATTAACAAATTGTTATCCTGGGGCGCCTTGTGAGGCCCCGGCTTTTCTGGTAAAGTAAAGGGAGAAGAGCCTCATCCCTGCCGGACGGCAGGACATGGCACAACAGCAACAAGAGGTGATGCGAGATGGAGAGTATCCCCACTACAGGATTGATGCGCCCCGCGGGAAAAGAGCGATTCCTGGAGAAGCTCAGGGAGCGGGAAGAAGAGGCCCGGAGGCTTGCCGCTGTCAAGGCCGAGCAAAAGCCTGTCGATACCGCCGAGATTTCCTCGACGGCCTCATCAGGCAGGCCTGCCGTCAAGGAGGGTCCCCCTGAGCCGCCTCAGGCTCCAGAGAAGAAGGAGTGGACCGTTCTCTGCTACATAGACGGGAACAACGACCTTGAGCCTTATGCCACTTTCAGCATGCTGGATCTGGAGAAGGCGGGCTCAAGCAGAGAAGTGAATGTCCTCGCTGAGCTCGGGCGTATCTCCCAGGACAGGCTTAAGGAGATCAACGCACAGCTGGGGCGCCCCTATGAGCCCACTGGCATTGACGGCGACTGGGCGGGTGTGAGAAGGTACGAGGTGAAGAAGGATGACCCTGCCGACCCCGGAGCGGTACGCCAGATCAACTCTCCCGCTGTGGCGGACATGAAGGACGCCGACATGAGCAATCCCGCCACGCTCAGCGATTTTCTCGTCTGGGGCGTCAAGAAGTACCCGGCGAAGCATTATCTCGTGGTGCTGATGGATCACGGCGGTGGATGGCTCGGTGCCTTTACCGACGACGCCTCGGCGGGAGGCCACCACATTATGACGACACCGCAGATATCCCAGGCCTTCAAGGAGCTGGAAAAGCAGACCGGCGTGAAGCCGGATGTGGTGGACATGGTGGCCTGCCTCATGGGGAGCGGCGAGGTGGCCCACCAGGTGAAGGACTCCATGAAATACCTGGTGGCTTCAGAGGAGATAGGCACGACGGATTCCTTTGAATACAGCCCCAACGTGGAATTTCTCCAGAAGAAGGTGGCCTCGGGCGAGGAGTTCACCGCCAGGGACCTGGCGCGCCACCTGGTGACCTATTACGCCGACAGGCCCTCAGCCTTTGTCACCAAGTCCGCCATCGACCTTTCTAAAATGGGGGAGGTCAAGGACGCCATTGACGGCCTTGCCAGGGCCCTTATTGCCACCGATGCGAGCCCCGCCGCCATCAAGGAGGCAATCAACAAGGCTCAGAACTTCAGCCGTGTCTATTATCTCGAGTTTTACTCCCACTTCAGGGACCTTTACAGCGTGGCGGAACAGCTTGCAAAAAGCGACAAGATTGCCGATCCGAAAGTCAAGGAAGCCGCAGGCATGGTGATGAAATCGGTGAAGGAGGCTGTGATAGAAAAGGTATCCAGCCCTTACTCCCGGGAGGAGGTCCTGGATGTGAGCCAGTCCCCTGACGGGAAAGAGGAGATAACCCTTATGAAGGTCTCCAGGGGAAAGATGGAGGCTGAAGGCATCTCCATCTACGCGCCCACCGACAAAAAATACACTGATGACGGCGCCACGATGGGAAGATACGGCGCCCTGGACCTGGCCAGGGAGACCCAGTGGGACGAGTTTCTCAGGAAGAACACCATGGAGTCTTGAAAAGCCGCCTGGCATCCCCGGAAGGAACCTCACAGCCACATGCGGCCGTCCCTCTGGATAAGCTCCGCCGCCTCGGGGGGGCCCCATGTGCCGGCCTCGTAATCGGGGAAATCTCCCGGCTTCACTTCGTCCCATCTTTTTGTGATCGGATCGACGACGGACCATGCGGCCTCGATCTCGTCCTGCCTTGCAAAGAGCGTGAGGTCGCCCTTCATGAGATCAACAAGGATCTTTTCGTAAGGTGGGTGGCGCCTGATATGAAATGCCTCGTCGTAGTTGAAGTCCATGGTCACAGGGTAGATGGTGTTGGCTTTCCCCGGGTATTTTACTCCGAAGTGGATTGATATGCGCTCTTCTGGCTGTATGGTGAGAACGAGCACGTCGGGATCAAGAGTGTCGCAGGTGCTGCTGAAAAGCTTGAGAGGCGGCTGTTTGAAATGGATGCTGATCCTGGTGATACCTGAAGCGAGGCGCTTCCCGGCCCTCACGTAAAAAGGAACCCCGGCCCATCGCCAGTTGTCGATATGAAAGACTCCTGCAAAGAACGTGGGAGTTGCCGAGCCCCTGTCCACGAGCTCCTCTTCCCTGTAGCCTCTCACTGCCTCGCCGCCGATCCGGCCGGGGCCATACTGGCCTCTCACGGTAAGCCTGTCTATTGTCTCATCGTTCATGGGTCGGAGAGCCCTGAAGACTTTTACCCTCTCATTGCGGATGAGGTCGGCTTCGAAGGCTGCGGGGGGCTCCATGGCGGTGAGGGCGATGAGCTGCAGCAGGTGGTTCTGGACTATGTCACGCACGACGCCCGTTTTTTCATAAAAGCGGCCTCTGGCCCCAATCCCTATCTCTTCGGCCACGGTAATCTGGACGTGATCGATATAGAGCCTGTTCCAGAGGGGCTCAAAGATGCTGTTGGAAAAGCGGAAGAACATGATGTTCTGCACTGTGTCCTTGGCAAGGTAATGATCTATCCTGAAAATATTCTGCTCCCTGAAAGCGGCAAGGGCAATGCCGTTAAGCTCCTCCGCCGAGGGCCTGTCCCAGCCGAAGGGCTTTTCCATCACGACCTTCCCGGCAGGGAAGCGGGCTGTAATCATTGCAGCGTTGAGTTTTTCAATAATGACTGGCGAGAACTCCGGCTGCACGGCAAGGTAATAGATGATGCCGTTCTTTGCCGACTCATGTTCCTTCAGGAAGTTATGGAGCAGCTCATAGTGCTCTTCCCTGGTGACATCCATGGGGAGGTAGCTGATGTGGGAGGCAAAGCTGGCAAGGCATCCTTCGCCGGGCTTCTCCCTGCAGTTCTTCCTTACCGACTCCATGGCGAACTCCCTGTACTCCTCAATGCTCCTGGGCCTGGTGCCCACGCCTAGAATTATGGAGTCATGGGGAAAGCGGTGATCGACAAAGGTATGGAAGAGGGCGGGGAGGAGCTTCTTCTGGCTCAGGTCCCCCGTGCCGCCGAAGATGACCATCACGAAAGGGCTGATGTTGAGGCTCTCTACAGGAATATTGCAGACATAAAGGCCGCTTTCCTCCATAATGCCTCCATGCTAAGGCTTTTTCATATACAGGGTTTTGAACTGCCTGAGCAGATCCCGCAGTTTCTCCACGTTCTTGAGGTCCGTGGTCTGCTTTGCTTTCGCGCCGTAAATAAGCATTTCATGGAGGAGGGCAATCTTCTTCAAGTAAAGGGCGCGGTTCTCCTTGTCGCTTTCATCGGCGGGCTTGACGCGCTGCGTCAGAAAATACTGCGAGACCGAATGCTGGAACTCATCGGCATGGTGCTCTTTGTTCATTATCCAGCGCACCATCTGATTGTAGTTCAGATCTTTTTCCCCGGAGAGGCGGATGATTTCATTGATTGACTTCTCAATGGTGGTGAGGTGCTCCTCCATCTTGATGAAGGTATTTTCATCATCATAGATGCCGCAGGGGATCTCGCAGTGGGCAAAGGCTCCCGCAGCGGCAAGCAGCGAAAACAGAAGGGTGAGGACGAGGGTTTTTCTCATTGAACGCTCCTCCTTTGCATTTTATTTATTGAAGATATCTATTCTCAATGGCGGTAATTTTATTCACCCGCGCGAGGTGGCGCCCCCCCGCGAAAGGTGTGGCAAGCCATACTCTCACCATTTTTTCCACCAGGTCCCTGTCAAAGGGGCGACCGGCAAGGGCAAGCACATTGGCGTCATTGTGCTCACGGCTCAAGCGCGCCGTCTCCTCGTCTTTCACCAGGGCCGCCCTTATGCCTTTCACTTTGTTGGCGGCAATCGAAGCCCCAATTCCCGTGCCGCAGGAGAGAATCCCCAGGCTTGCCCTGCCACCCGCGACCCTGAGAGCAACTTTTTCGGCAACATCAGGGTAATCGACGCTCTCAGTCGAATGAGTTCCCTCATCATCAACGGCATAGCCCAAGGAGGTCACAAGAGATTTCACGAACTCCTTGAGCTCGTAGCCCGCGTGATCGGAGCCTACCGCTACCCTTGTTTTTTGTGCTTTCATCGCTTTACCTTATCCTTTCGCGGCAAGTTTCCTTGACTTGGCCTCAAGGCTCGCAAGAAGCGAGTCAAAGGATTTTTCAAAGGACACGAGTCCCTCAAGGAGGAGCTTCTCGCAGACATCGTCCAGGGATATGCCTTCCCTTGAAAGCTCCGCTACGAGGTCGGAAGGCTTCCCGGTGCGCTCTGCCAGCGAGTCTTTCACTTCTCCGTGCTCGAGGAACGCGTTGAGGGTCTGTTCAGGAATAGTGTTCACCGTGTTTTTCACGATGAGCTCCTCGACGTATTTCACGTCGCGGTATGCGGGGTTCTTGGTGCTTGTCGAGCCCCAGAGAACCCTCTGGAAATTCGCGCCCTTTTCCTTGAGGGCAGTAAACTCCGGCAGGGCGAAAAGCTCGCGGTGCTTTTCACTGATGAGGAGTGAATTGGCAACGGCCGCCTTTCCCTTGAGAGCCTCAAGCCTTCCCTTTGCGGCGGGGTCTTCAGTGCCCTGGATCTTTTCATCCAGAAGCCTGTCCACTGCCGAATCTATCCTGCTCACGAAGACGCTTGCCACCGAGTGGACTGCTGCCGGGGAGCCGCCTCCCTTTACAAGCTTTTCAAGGCCTTTCATGTAGGCCCTGGCAGTTTTTTCGTACTGGCGCTGAGAGAAAATAAGCGTCACATTGACGTTGATACCATGGGAGAGAATCTCCTCGACGGCGGGAAATCCTTCATCGGTGGCAGGGACTTTCAGCATCAGGTTGGCTCTGTTGACCTTCCGGTGAAGCCTCAGGCCCTCTTCCACGGTCTCCCTGGCGTTCCTGGCGAGTTTCGGGTTTATCTCAAGGCTCACGTATCCGTCATGACCCCTGGTAGTCTCGTGTATGGGGAGAAACAGGTCCGCCGCCTCCTGGATATCTCTCACTGTGAGCTCGTCATAGATGGAGAAGAGGGGCAGGCCCTTTTCCGCCAGGCTCCTTATCTCGTCGTCGTAGTCCTCGCTCTTGCTTATGGCGTTATCAAAGATGGTGGGATTGGACGTGAGGCCCAGGAGCCCCATGAAGGTAAGCTCCCTGAGCCTGCCGCTCCTGAGAAGCTTCCTGTTGATGTTGTCAAGCCATACGCTCTGCCCCAGCTTTGCAAGGTCGTGCATCCTGGTTTTCGGCATGGATTTCCCTCCTTACATGTTTGATGTTTTTCCTCTGCGCGTCTCTATCTACCGGGCTATGGGGCCGCCTCTCTGGAAATTTCTTCCCGGCGGAGCCCTTATCCTCCAGGCGTCACTTTTTTTTCATGCCATGGCCGCCGAACTCGTTTCTCAGCGCGGCAAGCACCTTGGCGCTGAATGACTCGCTCTGCCTGGAGGCGATGCGCGCGATGAGGGAATAGGTGATAATCGGCGCCGGCACGTTGTTCTGCAGGGCTTCCGCCACGGTCCAGCGCCCCTCGCCCGAGTCCTCCACGTAGCCTCTCACCGATTCCAGGTGCGGCTCGGCAGCGAAAATCCTCTCGGAAAGCTCGAGCAGCCACGACTTGATGACGCTTCCCCTGTTCCAGAGGGCTGCCATGCCATGGAGATCAAAACTGAACTCCTTCTTGGATTCAAGGATCTCGAAGCCCTCGGCGTAGGCCTGCATCAGGCCGTATTCGATGCCGTTATGGACCATCTTGGCGAAGTGTCCCGCACCGCTTGGCCCCACGTGGGCATAGCCGCCGGGGGGAGCAAGAGCCCTGAAGATATCCTCGGCATAATCGAAGGCTTCCCTGTCGCCTCCCACCATGAGGCAGTAGCCCTTTTCCAGGCCCCAAATGCCACCGCTTGTCCCTGCGTCAAGGAAAAATATCCCTTTTTCCCTGAGCTTTGCGGCTCTTCCCGCCGAGTCGCCGTAATAGGAGTTTCCCCCGTCGATGAGGATATCGCCCTTTTTCAGCAGGGATGCGAGGGATTCCACCATCTCCCCGGTGGCGCTCCCTGCAGGGACCATTATCCAGATAATGCGGGGAGCATTCAGCCTTTCCGCCAGGTCCTGCAGGGAGAGGGCAGGCGAAGCGCCCTCCTGCTCCACGGCCTTCAGCTTTTCGGGGCTCCTGTTGTAAGCGACGACCCTGTGGCCTCCCCTGAGGAGCCTTATCACCATGGGGGATCCCATCTTTCCGAGTCCCGCAAAGCCGATTTCCATAAGAGCCTCCATGAAGAATTTTACTGGAATTTCACCTTGCCACAGTATGAATCATCATATTCCCCCTGAAACCGGGTTCCCGGTTCCGGGTCTCTTTTTGGGGTCGGGCAGGTACATGATTCGCAAAAGAGGGGGAAACACCTCTGATGGATGAATTCTATAAGGAGGAAGCCTTATTCGAAAAAATACCTGGAGCGGTGTCTCTCTATGAAAAAGAGCAGCAGGCCTGTGGTCCTCATTTTTTTCGCCATCTTTATCCCCTCTCTTCTTGTTCTCCTCCTAGTTACGGCGGGCGTTTACGAGATAGAGACAAAAACCCGCGCCCAGATAGCGATGATAAGCCAGAATGCCGATGCAGAGCTACTCACCGCCTCAATCACCGCCGACCTGAGAGATGCATTCTCTGATCTGATGGTCTTTGCCTCGGAGTTTGAGGTCTGGGTCTTCGACCATCAGGGACGGAAAGACTGGCGCGACGTGCTGGTGGAGGAATACCTCTCGGTGATGAGGACAAAGACTGCCTATGGCAGCATATCCTTTCTGGACGAGACCGGAAGGGAGATTTTCAATATCTGCTCCAGCCCGGGGGGGCCCTACGCCACCGCATATGAGAGACTGAGAAATATCGGGCAGGAGCAGCATTTTATCAAGACCAGGAGCCTTGACAGGAAGGGGCTTTTTATCTCAACGCTGGTGAATGATGAGGGTGCGGGGCCGGGAAAGACCCTCTTTTTCCACCTGGGAAAGCCTCTCTATGACAAGGCAGGCACTATGAAAGGCGTGCTCTTTGTACGCTACCTGGCCTCCACCATCACTGACAAGCTCAGGAATTTCGCCTTTCACTCCACCGGCATTGATGTGGTTATTGATTCAGCAGGCATGGTGGTGATGCGGGAAGATATACCGGGAGACGGAAGGTTCCATGGCGAGTACCAGGATACCGAGATGCTGAGAGAGCGCTTTCCCACGGAATGGAAGCGTATTACGGGCCAGGACAGGGGACAGTTTGAGACATCACAGGGGCTTTTCTCTTTCAGGACCATATATTTTGACGATGAGGCCCGCAGGTTTGCGGCGAAGATTCAAGGCCTGCCGGGAGAGGGGACAGCTTCCCGGCCTTCGCAGGGATATTTCTGGAAAGTGATCTCCTATCTTCCCAGAACCTCCATAAAAGAGTCTGCCCAGTCTGTCCTCAGGGAGCTGGCCCTGCTCGACATGGCACTGCTCGTGGTGATTGCCCTGATATCGTGGTTTCTTGCCGTGGCGAGAAGCAGGAGGGAAAAGGCCGAGGAAGCCCTCAGGGAGTCCGAGGCGCAGTACTCAACGCTTGTGGAGCAGGCCCATGACGGTGTGCTGCTCATCAAGGAGGGGGTCATTGCCTTTTCCAACTCTGCAATGAGGGAAATCACTCTTTACCAGGCTGATGAGCTCAAGGGTATGAGATTTCTGGAGCTTGTAGTGCCTGAGGACAGGGAAAAAGCCGGGGAAGCCCTGGGATCCTGCAGCAAGCTCAGGGAAAAACCGCCGTTTCTGGAGATAGGTCTTACCGGCAAGGACGGAGCCAAGAGGCATATCGAGTTCTCCTCGTGTCCTATCTCCCTTGGCGGCGAGTATCCCCTGATGGCCGTGCTCAGGGATATTACGGCAAGAAAGCTTGCCGAGGATGAGCTTGCGAAAGCGAGGGAAGAGTTTATCTCCACCCTCACCCATGATATGAAGAGCCCTCTCACTTCAATCATGGGATTTCTTCAGCTCATCGCCGACAGGCGCTTCGGAGAGATCTCACAGAGAAAGCTGGATTTCGTGCAGACGATCAGGAACATGTGTGAAGTGCTGCTCTCCATGATAAACAACATCGTAAATGCCTCGAGGCTCCAGGCGGGAGAGATGTCCTACCACATGGAGGACTTTTCCCTGAAAGGCCTCCTGGGGGAGCTCGAGGAGACTTTTCACTCTCTCGCCGTCATCGGAAATGTGACGCTTGATTTCAGGTGCTCCGGGGAGCTGTGGCTCCATGGCGACCGCGCCAGGATAAGGGAGGTCTTTTATAACCTTATAAGCAACGCACTGAGGTACACCCCTTCGGCGGGAACAATCATCGTCAATGCAGCCGGTGACAAGGGGCGCGTCAATATCACCCTCTCCGATACAGGGTGCGGAATTCCCCAGGCCGAGCAGGGCAAGCTTTTCCAGAAATTCTCCCAGGTGAAGGGTGAACGTCAGGGCACAGGCCTGGGCCTCTTCATCGTGAAGAACATCCTTGCAGGCCATGGCTCCACGATAAAGCTTGAAAGCACCCCGGGGAAAGGCACGGCTTATTTTTTCAGCCTTCCTGAGGGCATGGCCTCAGTCGAAGAGGCGCCTGCCGTGAAATCCATTATCATTGCAGGCGATGACCAGAGCGGCATTGAGGCAGTGAAGGAGATGCTTGCACTGGAAGGCTATTCCATAGAGGTTACCAGGA
This sequence is a window from Candidatus Eremiobacterota bacterium. Protein-coding genes within it:
- a CDS encoding clostripain-related cysteine peptidase → MESIPTTGLMRPAGKERFLEKLREREEEARRLAAVKAEQKPVDTAEISSTASSGRPAVKEGPPEPPQAPEKKEWTVLCYIDGNNDLEPYATFSMLDLEKAGSSREVNVLAELGRISQDRLKEINAQLGRPYEPTGIDGDWAGVRRYEVKKDDPADPGAVRQINSPAVADMKDADMSNPATLSDFLVWGVKKYPAKHYLVVLMDHGGGWLGAFTDDASAGGHHIMTTPQISQAFKELEKQTGVKPDVVDMVACLMGSGEVAHQVKDSMKYLVASEEIGTTDSFEYSPNVEFLQKKVASGEEFTARDLARHLVTYYADRPSAFVTKSAIDLSKMGEVKDAIDGLARALIATDASPAAIKEAINKAQNFSRVYYLEFYSHFRDLYSVAEQLAKSDKIADPKVKEAAGMVMKSVKEAVIEKVSSPYSREEVLDVSQSPDGKEEITLMKVSRGKMEAEGISIYAPTDKKYTDDGATMGRYGALDLARETQWDEFLRKNTMES
- a CDS encoding ATP-binding protein — encoded protein: MKKSSRPVVLIFFAIFIPSLLVLLLVTAGVYEIETKTRAQIAMISQNADAELLTASITADLRDAFSDLMVFASEFEVWVFDHQGRKDWRDVLVEEYLSVMRTKTAYGSISFLDETGREIFNICSSPGGPYATAYERLRNIGQEQHFIKTRSLDRKGLFISTLVNDEGAGPGKTLFFHLGKPLYDKAGTMKGVLFVRYLASTITDKLRNFAFHSTGIDVVIDSAGMVVMREDIPGDGRFHGEYQDTEMLRERFPTEWKRITGQDRGQFETSQGLFSFRTIYFDDEARRFAAKIQGLPGEGTASRPSQGYFWKVISYLPRTSIKESAQSVLRELALLDMALLVVIALISWFLAVARSRREKAEEALRESEAQYSTLVEQAHDGVLLIKEGVIAFSNSAMREITLYQADELKGMRFLELVVPEDREKAGEALGSCSKLREKPPFLEIGLTGKDGAKRHIEFSSCPISLGGEYPLMAVLRDITARKLAEDELAKAREEFISTLTHDMKSPLTSIMGFLQLIADRRFGEISQRKLDFVQTIRNMCEVLLSMINNIVNASRLQAGEMSYHMEDFSLKGLLGELEETFHSLAVIGNVTLDFRCSGELWLHGDRARIREVFYNLISNALRYTPSAGTIIVNAAGDKGRVNITLSDTGCGIPQAEQGKLFQKFSQVKGERQGTGLGLFIVKNILAGHGSTIKLESTPGKGTAYFFSLPEGMASVEEAPAVKSIIIAGDDQSGIEAVKEMLALEGYSIEVTRTCKDLIEMLGKKSYSLLILYQKLQDREIADLAGLCGKEPLLSALPRILITTLRLPSTEGAFDEVIPLPVDTQLLKIIVKKVLARNAPSGAPL
- the tal gene encoding transaldolase; this encodes MPKTRMHDLAKLGQSVWLDNINRKLLRSGRLRELTFMGLLGLTSNPTIFDNAISKSEDYDDEIRSLAEKGLPLFSIYDELTVRDIQEAADLFLPIHETTRGHDGYVSLEINPKLARNARETVEEGLRLHRKVNRANLMLKVPATDEGFPAVEEILSHGINVNVTLIFSQRQYEKTARAYMKGLEKLVKGGGSPAAVHSVASVFVSRIDSAVDRLLDEKIQGTEDPAAKGRLEALKGKAAVANSLLISEKHRELFALPEFTALKEKGANFQRVLWGSTSTKNPAYRDVKYVEELIVKNTVNTIPEQTLNAFLEHGEVKDSLAERTGKPSDLVAELSREGISLDDVCEKLLLEGLVSFEKSFDSLLASLEAKSRKLAAKG
- a CDS encoding superoxide dismutase [Ni], with amino-acid sequence MRKTLVLTLLFSLLAAAGAFAHCEIPCGIYDDENTFIKMEEHLTTIEKSINEIIRLSGEKDLNYNQMVRWIMNKEHHADEFQHSVSQYFLTQRVKPADESDKENRALYLKKIALLHEMLIYGAKAKQTTDLKNVEKLRDLLRQFKTLYMKKP
- the gnd gene encoding decarboxylating 6-phosphogluconate dehydrogenase, which produces MEIGFAGLGKMGSPMVIRLLRGGHRVVAYNRSPEKLKAVEQEGASPALSLQDLAERLNAPRIIWIMVPAGSATGEMVESLASLLKKGDILIDGGNSYYGDSAGRAAKLREKGIFFLDAGTSGGIWGLEKGYCLMVGGDREAFDYAEDIFRALAPPGGYAHVGPSGAGHFAKMVHNGIEYGLMQAYAEGFEILESKKEFSFDLHGMAALWNRGSVIKSWLLELSERIFAAEPHLESVRGYVEDSGEGRWTVAEALQNNVPAPIITYSLIARIASRQSESFSAKVLAALRNEFGGHGMKKK
- the zwf gene encoding glucose-6-phosphate dehydrogenase, which produces MEESGLYVCNIPVESLNISPFVMVIFGGTGDLSQKKLLPALFHTFVDHRFPHDSIILGVGTRPRSIEEYREFAMESVRKNCREKPGEGCLASFASHISYLPMDVTREEHYELLHNFLKEHESAKNGIIYYLAVQPEFSPVIIEKLNAAMITARFPAGKVVMEKPFGWDRPSAEELNGIALAAFREQNIFRIDHYLAKDTVQNIMFFRFSNSIFEPLWNRLYIDHVQITVAEEIGIGARGRFYEKTGVVRDIVQNHLLQLIALTAMEPPAAFEADLIRNERVKVFRALRPMNDETIDRLTVRGQYGPGRIGGEAVRGYREEELVDRGSATPTFFAGVFHIDNWRWAGVPFYVRAGKRLASGITRISIHFKQPPLKLFSSTCDTLDPDVLVLTIQPEERISIHFGVKYPGKANTIYPVTMDFNYDEAFHIRRHPPYEKILVDLMKGDLTLFARQDEIEAAWSVVDPITKRWDEVKPGDFPDYEAGTWGPPEAAELIQRDGRMWL
- the rpiB gene encoding ribose 5-phosphate isomerase B encodes the protein MKAQKTRVAVGSDHAGYELKEFVKSLVTSLGYAVDDEGTHSTESVDYPDVAEKVALRVAGGRASLGILSCGTGIGASIAANKVKGIRAALVKDEETARLSREHNDANVLALAGRPFDRDLVEKMVRVWLATPFAGGRHLARVNKITAIENRYLQ